TGCTACTCCACATTTGCTACAGGTATGAGGTCAGAAACTAAAAAATGTGTGAAATTGAATACAGTCTTGGACACATTCTTTGGGTTTCTATAtgctatatattctccagtgttttaaaaatgtttgattAATGGCCAAAAGCTTTGCAAAAATTTTTCCACATTTCCTCTCACTCATATGAACTGTGAGGTCCTGAGTAGGGTGTGAACAATTGTTGGAGACTCTGACACCTACTTTACACTTGTATAATTTCTGTGCTATCATATCTCTGGTGTTAAATAGTGTTGAACTACTGTGAAATAAGGGTTGATTCATCCTTAAAGACACTGATGCAATGTTTTCACTTGTAAAACTTCTCTCCAGAATAAAATCTATAATGTTTAGTAATATATGATCTTCAATTTTAAAAGCTTTGCCATTCTTCACATTTATAAGATTTCTCTCTAGTATGGGTTCTCTGGTGTCAAGTAAGTGATGATTGTTGATTAAAATCTttgccatattctctacatttgtagggcttttctccagtatgaaacCTGTTGTGGCGATGAAGAtgtgactttcttttaaaagctttgccacatcctttacatttgtagggcttctctccagtatgaatcctGTTGTGGCGATCAAACTGTGTGTTTGTAGTAAAACTCTTGCCACACACTTAACATTTGTAGGggttctctccagtatgaatcctGTTGTGGCAATCAAGATGTGTGTTTGTAGTAGTAAAACTTTTGCCACACACTTTAcagttgtagggcttctctcctgtgTGGATTCTCTGGTGCCGATTAAGTGATGGTTTTTGATGAAAACTTTTGCCACATATGTTAcagttgtagggcttctctccagtgtggagtCGCTGGTGCTGAGTAAGTGATGATTTTTGATTAAAACTCTTGCCACATTctctacatttgtagggcttctctccagtatgaatcctGTTGTGGCGATGAAGAtgtgactttcttttaaaagCTTTGTCACATCCTTTACAGTTGtagggcttttctccagtatgaatccTGTTGTGGCCATCAAGAtgtgactttcttttaaaagctttgccacatacaTTACaggtgtagggcttctctccagtgtggattCGCTGGTGCTCAGTAAATGATGATTTATGATTAAAACTCTTGCCACACACTTTACATTTGTAGAGCTTCtttccagtatgaattctctggtgatTTTTAAGGCTTGGATTTTGACTAAAAGCTTCACAAACTTGTTTACATATGTGGGGCATCTCTAGAGGGTGTGTGCACTGGTGACAAATAAGATTGGAGCTTTTATTAGAAGTTTTGTCACATTCATTGCATTTGCATGGCGTATCTCCTGTATAAACACTGTGATGTTGAGTAAAGCTCTTGAGTGTGTTgcattcttcacattggtaggtcTTCTctgcaaaataaattttttgatGTTGAGTAAGAGTTGAACAATTTTTTAAGGCTTTGCAACACTTTTTACATTTATAAGTCTTTTCTTCAATAAAAATGCTCTGATGCTTAACAAATTGTAACCAAATTTCACTAAAAGTTTTTCTGCATTCTTTAAATTTGGTTTATCACTGTCATCGTATCTACTGTGTTTAGAATTTGTTGAGCAAACCGATGTTTTGATATATTCTTTAAACTTATAGGGCTCCCTTTCTCTATAAATTCTCTTGTATTGAGCAAGCTCTGCACTGTGATTAAGAGCCCTTTCACATGCCTTACACTTACAAGTTTTGTCTTGACAATGAATATTTGGATGAGTAATAGTTTTTGCGAACTGAAGCAAGATTTTCCCACATTTTTCATCATGGTAAATTTCCTTTAGAAAATGACTAGgagtttctctatattcataatttTTATCACCAATGTAAATATACTGGTAATTACTCAGGGTACATACATGGCTAATGGTGTTACTTATAGCACTTtccaaatttgtatcataattgtcATTGAGCAATAGTGGGGAAGTAGAAACCTTTCTACAATTCTTAACATTGTCCATTTGTGCACAAGGAGAAATTACTGTTTTGTTGCAGAAAAATGGACATTTTGTAAAGAAACTCTCAAAAGTATCACTTTTAGAAATGTGTCTTTCAGTTTCAAATATCTTTTCTGTGCAAATATTTGACTGGAAGTTTAACTCAGTGCTACATTTATAATTGGCTAAGTTAAAAACTTATGCATGGACCAGAtttcttttcaaattttccaCATTTCCTTTTGGAAAATGACTGTGGATATATTCTTAAAGACATACACAGCTCCTCAAAAGTAAGTGGAATAGATTGAatttttttcagatattaattgttTCTGGTGTCTTGTGACCATAAATAGGGACTACTAATTGGTTTTGtccattataatacaatttttgaACTTTACTCTCACCTATATTTTCCCATTGTTTTCTTAGTGGTGAATAATCTAGGGCCGACTTTCCATatcttccctctccctcttttATTCTTTGCTCTGGTGAAATTTCTTGAGGACGATGAGAAGTCATggctgaaataaataaaaataacaatcatGTTTACTTGCTGTACTGGGCTGATTATATTTTGCAAACATAGGAATTTACAGCAATAAAGGAACATCAGCAGGGGAGTGGATTATTAAATCCAAGTCCatcgttactgcagaaatatataaatcaaataaaaatgtacATAGAAAATTACTTTGAAAACTTTCCAAATCATCTTAGTGTTCATAGTATCCAAGATGAGTACCTTACTATGGAGAGTTATATTGTAGAAGAAGACAAATTGTGTTATAAGCCTTTCCTCCTTCACAATATATTTcttgtttcattaaaaaaaaaaagaaacgtgAATATTTGGGGAATGTTCAAAAAGGGGTTCCTGCtttccaacaaaaaaaaaaaaatggcaaaatcaactGTAAGAAAAGTAAAAGTTATGAATTACTCAAGGGGAATATTAAATTATCATTTAAAAGAAGTTTAATGAACTAAACCAACacacaaaaaacagaataaaatttagTAAAGAATTGTTAATAAGCAGAAAATGTGTGTTTAAAGACTTTGTTTAGAAAATGTCTGAAAGAGTCAGGGGTGGTTTTACATAGCAACATAGGAGGTTGAGCCAGAGGATCAAAATTTCAAGGCAGTCAAAGTAAAAAATGCAAAGTGGTAAAGCGCCCTTAAGTTCTCTTTCCAGTACTAATAAAAACATCtcataaaataggaaaaataaaacatcCAAGCAGCTCAATTATCTCCAAGTTGTAAAGACTCAAAGCAGGTTTTTAATCCAAGTTTTAAAACTCAGAATATTGAGAGCATCCAAGAGAAAAAGATGGGTCACCTAGAAATGTATAACTATATAATTGTGAAATCCTTAGTCAAAACTTCACAACAGGGCTATTTTCAAGgcatgaaagaataaaattatcaatgaagacattatattcacaactgctatctttcaaaaagaagggaaataaagactttaaagatataaaaatgaaCAGACTATTCATCAACATTAGATCTGTTCTCCACAAAGTACTAAAGGTAATCCTTCATACTAAAATGTAAATGTGCACAGCAACACAAGTCATATGAAATTCTAAACATTTCTTGGCACAAACAATTCTATTTTATTGTAATGATGGGTCTCAAAATATGTAATTTTGCAATAGAATATGAAAGACAAAGCATAAAAACAAAACTGTTAATAGGCATATATACCTGTAACAATAATATAATTTTGAAAGGACacataaatatattaaattttttaataaagtGAAGTCAAGTTGATACTCATACAAAGTATGAGTAGGAGATTcttcatttttagattttttttgttgttgttggaaaaTGCAAGATTACAAAATCTGATCAAAACAAACCTTGGCTATCTGAATTAACCTAAAAATTACAACTGAAGGTAGTCCACAGGATACTCTAAGTCTAAGGACACACACATactgaaagaaaaagaatataagaATGACACATACAAAAGTGACTGAACAAAACCTGGGCTGTCTAAATAATGGTACACAAAACATAGTTTAAGACAGTTACAGGACATAgaagacattttaaattttaaaaaacctttgAAAAGAGGCAAAAATTGAGAGAAGAAACCTTTTCCTAGGATTAAGAGTAAATACATTGGCAATGTACATCCTACTTCCCAAACACACAAAGAAAACATTGAGTTGAATGAAAACAAAGAATCACTGTCATCCTAGGAGACATCAATCCCCACTTACTGAAAAGGGAAATACAGTGAAACAAAATGGTAATTGCAAAGCATgagactttgaaaatattttgaaactattgtAGACTAATAGAATTCCTGTTCTTAATTGCAAGTGAGATATTATGTTGGATAGACCAATTTTATGTATTAATACAaaggtaaataaatatttaagtgatAGTTATTTTGTAACCAACATGgaataaaaatttgaagtgaaaagTGATAAGGATGTTCAAAAATCCCTAAATATGTGTCAGTTGACTGAACACTCTTGGGCATGCTGTTGTTCAAAAAGTGAACGATAAAATTAAAAGATGTTTATACTACTTAAAGTTAACAACAGGCTCCAGGTAATATTTGTCAAACTCccgttgttatttatttatttattttttttgcagaGAAATCTATCCTTTAAATTGTATGAATATCCCACAAAATACAAATATAATTAGAAGAATATTTCCCTGCTAAAAATATACTAAAAGTTACAGCATTCAATTGTAAATACAGGCATGGTGTTAGGTACATGGAGTTCTGAGTGAGTGTGGTAATAAGCCCTCACATCAATAGCAAATTAAAAACATTGCACACCAGTGTTGTTACCCTATTATACAACAGAGCCATCATGGGGGATGCAAACCAAATATTCCTTGAAAAGAATGGATGAGACAATTGGAAtacagaaactatagaactttgaAGTCAAAGATTTATtctaattatatattttacaaaATGTATGTACACTAGGTTAACTGAAATATGTCACAGAAAGAATATCGTAGAATTCTATGAATATGACATCTCTAAACTAAAAAAGAAGCTTTCTGAACAAAAGAGAATGGTTTTGTGATGGGGAGACAGAAATGAGCCCTTGCTTCTTAggaattgatattttttttgagaTGTAAAGTTTTTAGAGTTACATTGCATAACAATTTGAATTAATGTTACTGAactgtatatttaaaattttggagACAGTAAGTTTTATTATGTAGTTTtgattacaataaaaattaaaagataaagaGATTTGCAACATTTCTCAAGctacatttaaaataatgtggtCTTCATCCTATAAATAAGAACAAACTCATCAATATACAAATGATGGGCATgcatgtaatctcagctactaggaagtctgaggtaggagaattgcaaTTTCAAGACATCCTCAATAATGTAGTGAGAACCTCTCTCCAACTATGAATGAAAAGGAGCTTGGGGTGTAGTTCAGCATTAGAGTATCACTGCCATCAATCCCCATTACACTTACATATAGACAACTTCAATTTCTACGTACACGGGCAGAATGAAAACCCAATCAAGATAAAATACAAAAGTCATAGACAAAAGGGGCTTAATATTTATACGAGCAAAAGCACATATAACATTATTGGCAATATCAACCACGGTCATTCATATCATAATTTGTGAAGCAATTAACTGATATGAGGAAACCCAGTCTGTAGCACGGAACCTACTGGAcacaatgaaaaaataaagaaaaaaattaaccagCCAAATTGTAAATATCCACAGATGTATTATTTTACAAATACTCTTATTCAACTATAACTTACACCATCTCTCAAAAGAGCAGGGTTTGCTATCTTGACATTCATTCCATGGCAGATAATTTCACAGAAAATCCATTACACATATTCAGAAAGAACTCTGATAAGGAAACTTTAGtgaaaaaaatgtacaaataaGATCAGAGAAACTGACTTATGATAGTAATGTATTACAATGGGTTGACCTAGAGGTCTCCAGAAATGTGCAAAAATTTCCTGTAAATAATGGAAGAGAGGCTGGAGTTGTAgactagtggtagagcacttgcctagcacatataaggccctgggttcgatcctcagcaccacatatgaataaatgggaaattcattaacaactaaaaaatattttaaaaaattatggaaGAGCCGTCAGATGATATTGACACTCACAAGGCAAGGGGAGTGTTTTGTTGTTAATTTGCATGTATGGAGACATTACTGGAGGAAAAGCCGGAGACTAGATAATTTTGAAGCACAAAACACAGGACAGGTTCTTCTAGGATaataagagaaagaaatcaaagcttcTCAAAAATCTTTTCTTCTGGATAACTTCTCAATCAACCTTTTTGAATTTAGGCTTCCTCCTCTACCTCAACTATGTCCTCAAAGCTATATGTGGGCCACAGGATTTGACATCACAGCATTACTCTAAGTCAACCATATGTCAAGTGAAGGATGTATATCATGCCAACAAAGGTAAACATTAAGGATGAAAAGAAACATCATTAACATTTTCTTGTCAGCACCAAGAACTACCCCATCATTTTTACGGAAAGCATGAATCTGAATCTCATTCTTATGGTGAAGTTCCCAAAAGATATACCTCAAgggaagaaaattaaataatgatAAATAGGAATTTTGAAGGAAAGTTATGCTCACCCACAAAGACCAGGTTGCTGTAGGTCTCCAACATCACTTCTCTATATAAATTCTGCTGAGCAAAATCCAGgcattcccattcctcctcagagaAATCAATGGCCACATCCCTGACTGTCAATGGCTCCTGAAATAAAAATTGTTACATCAATAGAACTTGGACCAAACCATTattcagtttttaatttgaaataagaGTTAGTAGAATTGACTGCCATGTAGGAGAGTGACTTTAATTATGTAATAAGATACTTTCCATTATCTAattaagagaaaaatacataagtcCAAAAACAGTATACATACTCCATATCAGAGTGAAGTAAAGGATATATACCATAATCCAAGCACTGAATAAAAGTCCAACTCCTAACTCTTCTGCCATCAGTGAATGTGAAATTTGGCGGACATTCCAGATGCAAATCAGACTTGTCAAAGATATTCTCATAAGGTGATTGTGCCCAAGGGAGACAAAATGAGTGGTAAAAAAGCTTTTGAAAACAGTCTGGTTGCTATTCTCTCTGCTTTGTATCCATGAGATAAATTGAGCTCCCCAATACAATTAGTTTCAAGTATGATCCATGACACATTCCCAATGTGTAAAATATTCATAAAACATTAATGTTTAGAGACATGTAAAGTGACACTTCCACCTCGTGAAAAGACAAACTTGAAATATTTCAAGTTCTATAAGCAGTTCAACAAGTGAATCAATTTGGTACAAAAGAATGAacgatgggttatagaagacttcaaggaggagattaaaaaattcttagaggtaaacaagaacatagacacaacatatcaaaatctcttggacactatgaaagcagtactaaggggaaacttcattgcatggagttcattccttaaaagaagaaaaagtcaataattgatctcatacttcatctcaaaaccctagaagaacaaatcaacagcaaaagcagtagaaggcaagaaataattaaaattagaactgAAATTGAATTAAAAGAAACAAACCTTGAAAAAAAGTTGGTTCTCTGACAGAACCTTAGCTATGCTaatgaaaaggagagagaaaattcaaattaccagcatacatgatgaaaaaggcaacagacactacagaaatagagaggataattagaaattatcttgaaaatgtataacccaataaaatagaagacactgaaggcatcaacaaatttcttaagtcatatgatattcccagattgaatcaggaaacatacacaatttaaacagactaatattaaatgaggaaatagaagatgccatcagaagctcaCCAACCAAGGAAAGCCAGGACCAACTGGATACACAACCGAGTtcaacaagacctttaaagaagaactacaaAAACACCAatgctcttcaatttatttcaggaaatagagaaagaagcagcacttccaaactccttctatgaggccaatatcaccctgatcccaaaaccagacagggacaaaggaaagaaagaaaacttcaggccaGTACCTCTaatgaacattgatgcaaaaattctgaataaaattctggcaaactgaatacaaaaacatattaaaaaggtcGTACACCAAGATCAAATGGGGTTTGTCCCAGGGAtacagggttggttcaacatatttaaatcaataaaggtaatccatcacatcaatagacttaaaaataagaatcatatgatcatctcaagagacacagaaaaaacgatttgacaaaatacagcaccctttcatgttcaaaacattagaaaaactggagataacaggaacatatctcaacatcatgaaggctatctacactaagcctcaagccaacatcattctaaatgagaaaaattaaaggcattccctctaaaaactggaacaagacaggtatgccctctttcaccatttctattcaacatacttCTTGAAAcagtggccagagcaattagacagacaaaagaagttAAAGGAGTAACTACaggaaaagaacttaaattagcactatttgctgacaatatgattctatacctagaagaccccaaaagcaccaccagaaaacttctacaactaaaaaatgaatccaGCAAggcagcaggatataaaatcaacatccattaaacaaaggcatttctgtatatcagttacAAAGCCTcgagaaggaaatgagaaaaactaccccatttacagtaactttaaaaaaagaaaaaataagatacttgggaatcaacaaaagaggtgaaagatctatacaatgaaaccaacagaaccctaaaaaaagaaatcaaacacgaccgtagaagatggaaagatctaccttactCTTGCACGGGCaatattaatattatcaaaatgaccacattaccaagcactatacagatttaatgcaattctgatcaaaatcccaatgatatttctcatagaaaaagtaa
This genomic interval from Callospermophilus lateralis isolate mCalLat2 chromosome 16, mCalLat2.hap1, whole genome shotgun sequence contains the following:
- the LOC143381914 gene encoding uncharacterized protein LOC143381914: MQGPKLLRAGLAAGNQEMAGFHSVAGISFTIVIPLPQPPDHWIYQGLLRPLSWTTAASFDSSHYEASSILDQALTSFPVLPSCRQAFGDYSSRDYEPLTVRDVAIDFSEEEWECLDFAQQNLYREVMLETYSNLVFVAMTSHRPQEISPEQRIKEGEGRYGKSALDYSPLRKQWENIEKTYQCEECNTLKSFTQHHSVYTGDTPCKCNECDKTSNKSSNLICHQCTHPLEMPHICKQVCEAFSQNPSLKNHQRIHTGKKLYKCKVCGKSFNHKSSFTEHQRIHTGEKPYTCNVCGKAFKRKSHLDGHNRIHTGEKPYNCKGCDKAFKRKSHLHRHNRIHTGEKPYKCRECGKSFNQKSSLTQHQRLHTGEKPYNCNICGKSFHQKPSLNRHQRIHTGEKPYNCKVCGKSFTTTNTHLDCHNRIHTGENPYKC